The following are from one region of the Stenotrophomonas lactitubi genome:
- the flgC gene encoding flagellar basal body rod protein FlgC, which translates to MSNLPIFDIAGSALQAQSVRMSTIASNLSNADSIAGSADAVYKPLEPIFQAVTSKTDPNITSVQVKEITQSNAAPIKRYEPGHPLADGDGYIYQPDVDPVAQMVNLISTSRNYQAGVEMLTTAKELALATLTMGR; encoded by the coding sequence ATGAGCAACCTCCCGATCTTCGACATCGCCGGTTCCGCACTGCAGGCGCAGTCGGTGCGCATGAGCACCATCGCCTCCAACCTGTCCAACGCTGACAGCATCGCCGGCTCCGCCGACGCGGTGTACAAGCCGCTGGAACCGATCTTCCAGGCGGTCACCAGCAAGACCGATCCGAACATCACCTCGGTGCAGGTCAAGGAAATCACCCAGAGCAACGCGGCGCCGATCAAGCGCTACGAGCCGGGCCATCCGCTGGCCGACGGCGATGGCTACATCTACCAGCCCGACGTCGATCCGGTGGCGCAGATGGTCAACCTGATCTCGACCTCGCGCAATTACCAGGCCGGCGTGGAGATGTTGACCACCGCCAAGGAACTGGCCCTGGCCACCCTGACCATGG
- the flgB gene encoding flagellar basal body rod protein FlgB, producing MRNLITDYLGVHAQAMPLREQRMKLIASNLGNADTPGYKAQDLDFDSALRHAQGLDANGLMTTTNEQHYEISSGLNPFQVAREGVQPSIDGNTVDPDAERAAYGRAALEYRASLSFVESKVRSMLTAITGQ from the coding sequence GTGCGCAACCTGATTACCGACTACCTGGGCGTCCATGCCCAGGCAATGCCGTTGCGCGAACAGCGCATGAAGCTGATCGCCAGCAACCTCGGCAATGCCGACACCCCCGGCTACAAGGCCCAGGACCTGGACTTCGATTCGGCCCTGCGCCACGCCCAAGGGCTGGATGCCAACGGCCTGATGACCACCACCAACGAGCAGCACTACGAAATCAGTAGTGGCCTCAATCCGTTCCAGGTGGCCCGCGAGGGCGTGCAGCCCAGCATCGACGGCAACACCGTCGACCCCGATGCCGAACGCGCCGCCTATGGCCGCGCTGCACTGGAATACCGCGCTTCGCTGAGCTTCGTCGAAAGCAAGGTGCGTTCCATGCTCACCGCGATCACGGGGCAATAA
- a CDS encoding chemotaxis protein, whose product MSHDLLNRIDQRTRLAGHNRLALLLFRLGGRQLFGVNVFKVQEVLRRPELFQVPGLPGQFAGVADVRGRSVPVLDLGLAIGHPEREPDADTAPGYLVVTEFNRSIQGFLVSGVERIVNIAVEDIHPPPELGAESSYLTAVTRFQGELIQVIDVESVLADIAQVRGEAVLDPAMAMPADAPQLQVLVVDDSRVARQQIRSVLDQLGVGATLLSDGKQALDHLLQIHASGENPADRYAMVISDIEMPAMDGYTLTTEIRRHAGLSGLYVLLHTSLSGVFNNAMVERVGANAFVAKYSPHELADFVLDRLRKVAMAA is encoded by the coding sequence ATGTCCCATGACCTGCTCAACCGGATCGACCAGCGAACCCGACTGGCCGGCCACAATCGCCTGGCGCTGCTGCTGTTCCGCCTCGGCGGACGTCAGCTTTTTGGCGTCAACGTCTTCAAGGTGCAGGAAGTGCTGCGCCGCCCGGAGCTGTTCCAGGTGCCCGGCCTGCCCGGCCAGTTTGCCGGCGTGGCCGATGTACGCGGCCGCTCGGTGCCGGTGCTGGACCTGGGCCTGGCCATCGGCCACCCCGAGCGCGAGCCGGATGCGGACACTGCACCGGGCTATCTGGTGGTGACCGAGTTCAACCGCTCGATCCAGGGCTTCCTGGTCAGCGGCGTGGAGCGCATCGTCAACATCGCGGTGGAAGACATCCACCCGCCGCCGGAACTAGGCGCCGAATCCAGCTACCTGACCGCGGTGACCCGCTTCCAGGGCGAGTTGATCCAGGTGATCGACGTGGAAAGCGTGCTGGCCGACATCGCCCAGGTGCGCGGTGAAGCGGTGCTCGACCCGGCCATGGCGATGCCCGCCGATGCCCCGCAGCTGCAGGTGCTGGTGGTGGATGATTCGCGGGTGGCGCGCCAGCAGATCCGCAGCGTGCTGGACCAGCTGGGGGTGGGTGCGACCCTGCTCTCGGACGGCAAGCAGGCGCTGGACCACCTGCTGCAGATCCATGCCTCGGGTGAAAATCCGGCCGATCGCTACGCCATGGTGATCTCGGACATCGAGATGCCGGCGATGGACGGCTATACGCTGACGACGGAAATCCGGCGGCATGCCGGCCTGTCCGGGCTGTACGTGCTGCTGCATACCTCCCTGTCGGGCGTATTCAACAATGCGATGGTCGAGCGCGTGGGTGCCAATGCCTTCGTCGCCAAGTATTCGCCGCACGAGCTGGCCGATTTCGTGCTGGACCGCCTGCGCAAGGTGGCGATGGCGGCGTAA
- the flgA gene encoding flagellar basal body P-ring formation chaperone FlgA, translated as MRRIASFLAIALAVAAPWATAADWQPVASIRAAALSTLAAGTEGEAVVADALRLPRCGGALQVQPTANTTVEVSCPDAGGWRLFVPVKVRRNQTVLVLTRGIGTGESIAAADISTAQRDAARIAGAVLADPAAAIGRIARRPLPAGTLLSSNDLVAQRLIKRGDNVALVSRRGSVEVRIAGRALGDAGQNERVSVENLSSRRIVQGTVDAAGDVIVAR; from the coding sequence ATGCGCCGCATTGCTTCTTTCCTTGCCATTGCGCTGGCCGTGGCCGCGCCGTGGGCAACTGCGGCCGACTGGCAGCCGGTGGCCAGCATCCGTGCCGCGGCACTGTCGACCTTGGCCGCCGGTACCGAAGGTGAGGCTGTCGTCGCCGATGCGCTGCGCCTTCCCCGCTGCGGCGGCGCACTGCAGGTGCAGCCCACCGCCAATACGACCGTGGAAGTCAGTTGCCCCGACGCCGGAGGCTGGCGCCTGTTCGTGCCGGTGAAGGTGCGCCGCAACCAGACCGTACTGGTGTTGACCCGTGGCATTGGCACTGGAGAATCCATCGCCGCCGCCGATATCAGTACCGCCCAGCGTGACGCGGCACGGATTGCCGGCGCAGTGCTGGCCGATCCTGCCGCAGCGATCGGCCGCATCGCCCGTCGGCCGTTGCCGGCGGGAACCCTGTTGTCCAGCAACGATCTGGTGGCGCAGCGTCTCATCAAGCGTGGAGACAATGTGGCACTGGTATCGCGGCGTGGTTCGGTCGAGGTCCGCATCGCCGGGCGCGCACTGGGCGATGCCGGGCAGAACGAGCGCGTCTCAGTGGAAAACCTGTCCTCGCGCCGTATCGTGCAGGGCACGGTGGACGCGGCCGGTGACGTAATCGTGGCGCGTTGA
- the flgM gene encoding flagellar biosynthesis anti-sigma factor FlgM: protein MSQKIDGNLQVPQALRSVTTPAAKPGVSTDSAARPVEAADSLRLTGEATNLQAIERELSTAPAIDAQRVAAVRESLQNGTYKINPDAIASRMLELDQQLQG, encoded by the coding sequence ATGAGCCAGAAAATCGACGGCAACCTGCAGGTCCCCCAGGCACTGCGCAGCGTGACCACCCCGGCCGCCAAGCCCGGCGTGAGCACCGATTCGGCGGCACGTCCGGTCGAGGCGGCCGACAGCCTGCGCCTGACCGGCGAAGCCACCAACCTGCAGGCCATCGAGCGTGAGCTGAGCACCGCCCCGGCGATTGACGCCCAGCGTGTTGCAGCAGTGCGCGAATCGCTGCAGAACGGCACCTACAAGATCAATCCGGACGCGATCGCTTCGCGCATGCTTGAACTGGACCAGCAGCTGCAAGGATGA
- a CDS encoding flagella protein: MTAAMSEPLQRLAQALDVERQALVEHDVHALIRATGAKLEALRALEGAPPVGEGEQLQELAERNRANGVLLSRRRREVNWALRQMGRTEESSAYDAKGQSHTVTARRPLAVA, encoded by the coding sequence ATGACCGCGGCGATGAGCGAGCCGCTGCAGCGCCTTGCCCAGGCCCTGGACGTTGAACGCCAGGCCCTGGTCGAGCACGACGTGCACGCACTGATCCGTGCCACCGGTGCGAAGCTGGAAGCGCTGCGTGCGCTGGAAGGCGCGCCACCGGTGGGCGAGGGCGAGCAACTGCAGGAACTGGCCGAGCGCAACCGCGCCAACGGCGTGCTGCTGTCGCGGCGCCGGCGCGAGGTCAACTGGGCACTGCGCCAGATGGGCCGCACCGAAGAGTCCTCGGCATACGATGCCAAGGGCCAGTCGCACACCGTCACCGCGCGGCGGCCACTCGCCGTCGCCTGA
- a CDS encoding ATP-binding protein: MSAANVLVTAPLPPQPVLQALLERLREGLLLFTEDGQVALANPAAQSLLGSDEGALPPPQRLRELLPPDALEHARQHGHWNGSLPLGEGVVIAHLYFHGEPGSGHYLALFRHIEGQEDYERELQQRHAELRQAYLRLNGTQEKLLQSEKMASIGQLAAGVAHEINNPIGYVHSNLGSLQEYLRSLFTVIEAYERALRAPDPKALIPEIDDIRDRLDIDFISRDLPQLMAESREGIERVTRIVRDLKDFSYSGRDESWKLVDLHSGLESTINIIWNELKYKVHLVREFGQLPLVECLPSELNQVYMNLLLNAGHAIAERGTITVRTGVDGDTVWVEFEDTGGGISPELRQRIFDPFFTTKPVGSGTGLGLSISYSIINKHHGRIDLDSTPGVGSRFRLVLPIKQPR; encoded by the coding sequence GTGTCTGCTGCCAACGTTCTGGTTACCGCCCCCCTTCCGCCGCAACCGGTGCTGCAGGCCCTTCTTGAGCGCCTGCGCGAAGGCTTGCTGCTGTTCACCGAAGATGGACAGGTGGCCTTGGCCAACCCGGCCGCACAGAGCCTGCTGGGCAGCGACGAAGGCGCCTTGCCGCCGCCGCAGCGCCTGCGTGAACTGCTGCCGCCGGATGCCCTCGAACATGCGCGCCAGCACGGTCACTGGAATGGCAGCCTGCCGCTGGGCGAGGGCGTGGTCATCGCCCATCTGTACTTCCATGGCGAGCCCGGTTCGGGGCACTACCTGGCGTTGTTCCGCCATATCGAAGGCCAGGAAGACTACGAGCGCGAACTGCAGCAGCGCCATGCCGAACTGCGCCAGGCGTACCTGCGCTTGAACGGCACCCAGGAAAAACTGTTGCAGTCGGAGAAGATGGCCTCCATCGGCCAGCTTGCCGCCGGCGTGGCGCACGAGATCAACAACCCGATCGGCTACGTGCATTCCAACCTGGGCAGCCTGCAGGAATACCTGCGCAGCCTGTTCACGGTGATCGAGGCCTACGAACGTGCTCTGCGTGCGCCGGACCCGAAGGCGTTGATTCCGGAAATCGACGATATCCGTGACCGCCTGGACATCGATTTCATCAGCCGCGACCTGCCGCAGCTGATGGCCGAATCACGCGAAGGCATCGAGCGGGTCACCCGCATCGTGCGCGACCTGAAGGACTTCTCCTATTCCGGTCGCGACGAGTCGTGGAAGCTGGTCGACCTGCATTCCGGCCTTGAATCGACCATCAACATCATCTGGAACGAGCTCAAGTACAAGGTGCACCTGGTGCGCGAGTTCGGCCAGCTGCCGCTGGTGGAATGCCTGCCGTCGGAGTTGAACCAGGTCTACATGAACCTGCTGCTCAACGCCGGTCACGCCATCGCCGAGCGCGGCACGATCACCGTGCGTACCGGCGTGGACGGCGACACGGTGTGGGTGGAATTTGAAGACACTGGCGGCGGCATCTCGCCGGAACTGCGCCAGCGCATCTTCGATCCGTTCTTCACCACCAAGCCGGTGGGCAGCGGTACCGGCCTGGGCCTGTCGATCTCCTACAGCATCATCAACAAGCACCACGGCCGCATCGATCTGGACAGCACGCCAGGCGTCGGCTCGCGCTTCCGCCTGGTGCTGCCGATCAAGCAGCCACGGTAA
- a CDS encoding EAL domain-containing protein, whose amino-acid sequence MWNPNLPPVSIDDAPDRLGAGNPELQAMVAEAASGGTALMLMHVDIDHFASVNENMSAEVGDQALVLVAQRLQSYLRGRGKLWRHGSDEFLIAVPRTADLPLAEDFAEEIRQQMELPLSVLPYTLFMTGKLGVSLCPEHASSASRLLDHAEDALYQAAREGGNAVRIHAVDTPPSAHSESIIARQIVDAIPNGELKLRYQPLVSARDGHVVGMEALLRWQSPTLGMLVPERFMRTAERLGIIVQIGTWVLEGALKQARLWRDQGFDDFTIAVNVSTLQLLRPNFFAEVMGVIQASGVPAQMLTLEINESALTNNVNFVHETLANLRNEGISLSLDNFGTGDSSLSALVRYPVDKLKIDRSFIKSAPAGNREAAIARAIIAMGHQLGMTVIANGVESQAQLGFLRRNDCDVFQGYLFGEPMSADAAGMTLRRRYLRPEAFAETRPDRTLLLLDDEENVLRSLVRLFRRDGYRILAAGNVRDAFDLLAINDVQVILSDQRMSDMSGTEFLGRVKMLYPDTIRLVLSGYTDLNTVTDAINRGAIYRFLTKPWNDDELRKHIHQAFRTYEEQRRSNGGPVAAEPADGGEDRSPLR is encoded by the coding sequence ATGTGGAACCCCAACCTGCCCCCGGTCAGCATCGATGATGCGCCTGATCGCCTCGGCGCCGGCAACCCCGAGCTGCAGGCGATGGTCGCCGAAGCCGCTTCCGGAGGCACCGCGCTGATGCTGATGCATGTGGACATCGATCACTTCGCCTCGGTCAATGAAAACATGAGCGCGGAGGTCGGTGACCAGGCCCTGGTGCTGGTCGCCCAGCGCCTGCAGTCCTACCTGCGCGGACGCGGCAAGCTGTGGCGGCATGGCAGCGACGAGTTCCTGATCGCCGTGCCGCGCACCGCCGATCTGCCACTGGCCGAGGATTTCGCCGAAGAGATCCGCCAGCAGATGGAGCTGCCCCTTTCGGTACTGCCCTATACGCTGTTCATGACCGGCAAGCTGGGCGTGAGCCTGTGCCCGGAGCATGCCAGCAGCGCCTCGCGCCTGCTGGACCATGCCGAGGACGCGCTGTACCAGGCCGCCCGCGAAGGTGGCAATGCGGTGCGCATCCATGCGGTGGACACGCCGCCGAGCGCGCACAGCGAGAGCATCATCGCGCGGCAGATTGTCGATGCGATTCCCAACGGCGAACTGAAGCTGCGCTACCAGCCGCTGGTCAGCGCCCGCGATGGCCACGTGGTGGGCATGGAGGCGCTGCTGCGCTGGCAGTCGCCCACCCTGGGCATGCTGGTGCCGGAGCGGTTCATGCGTACTGCCGAGCGCCTGGGCATCATCGTGCAGATCGGCACATGGGTGCTGGAAGGTGCCTTGAAGCAGGCCCGGCTGTGGCGCGACCAGGGCTTCGATGACTTCACCATCGCAGTGAATGTATCCACCCTGCAGCTGCTGCGGCCGAACTTCTTTGCCGAAGTGATGGGCGTGATCCAGGCGTCGGGCGTGCCGGCGCAGATGCTGACGCTGGAGATCAACGAAAGCGCGCTGACCAACAACGTCAACTTCGTCCACGAAACGCTGGCCAACCTGCGCAACGAAGGCATCAGCCTGAGCCTGGACAACTTCGGCACCGGCGATTCGAGCCTGAGTGCACTGGTGCGCTACCCGGTGGACAAGCTGAAGATCGACCGCAGCTTCATCAAGAGCGCGCCGGCCGGCAATCGTGAAGCGGCGATCGCCCGCGCGATCATCGCGATGGGCCACCAGCTGGGCATGACGGTGATCGCCAACGGCGTTGAATCGCAGGCGCAGCTGGGCTTCCTGCGCCGCAACGACTGCGACGTGTTCCAGGGCTACCTGTTCGGCGAGCCGATGTCGGCCGACGCCGCCGGCATGACCCTGCGCCGCCGTTACCTGCGACCGGAGGCGTTTGCCGAAACCCGGCCGGACCGCACCCTGCTGCTGCTGGACGACGAGGAGAACGTGCTGCGCTCGCTGGTGCGCCTGTTCCGCCGCGATGGGTACCGCATCCTGGCGGCAGGAAACGTGCGCGATGCGTTCGATCTGCTGGCCATCAACGACGTGCAGGTGATCCTGTCCGACCAGCGCATGAGCGACATGAGCGGCACCGAGTTTCTGGGCCGGGTGAAGATGCTGTACCCGGACACGATCCGTCTGGTGTTGTCCGGCTATACCGACCTGAACACGGTGACCGATGCGATCAACCGCGGTGCGATCTACCGGTTCCTGACCAAGCCATGGAACGACGACGAGCTGCGCAAGCACATCCACCAGGCGTTCCGCACGTACGAGGAACAGCGACGCAGCAACGGTGGGCCGGTTGCCGCCGAGCCGGCTGATGGTGGCGAGGATCGGTCACCGCTGCGCTGA
- a CDS encoding sensor histidine kinase: MPVEPTGTAPVPDPRMAQALGRDRRRVVLSYLAMALAWMIATDGAVTALVPDPQQAALWQSMKGAFFALASAGLLYLLLRPLAEHVLHTHARLQASELRLRQMFEGNPGPILVYDLDTLAILDANPAACSTFGWDRDALLTQTIDVLWPPGQDQALQTKLEEIREAPEQLCILRAQLQLRDGSLRQMELRSNAIDYDGHTARLLIAIDRTAEDLAQLRRDQALARVEEAHELARIGAWELDPSTGQGRYSNQVYRLLGRRPPEARRWHRFDELLVAADPATAAQTDQVLAGLCSGEQVQVDVLLPVLAMDGRALMVHLRAASGVDEAGRDRILGTLQDVTEREQSRRLLREREEQFRELVRVLPDGVVILSDEHVLYANAWAAGLFGYGSHTLLGEPLSALVAGSDLARLRAQMRAGQPQHSPGHSSVLAMQRADGRSFQAGLAVGDVRYGGRDCKLLIVRDLSESEQTRSALETSNRELQAMAGRLFSLQEDERRAISRDLHDDIGQAITAIKLSAYAAQDEDDAQRRGEDLAQIVSLADTTVAKLRDISTLLRPPQLDALGLEAALSWQARVLFRSSSVELQAEIESLPTRPDNSIEQACFRIAQESLTNALRHARASQVVLQLRDVDQRGLHLMIRDDGEGFDPDGPRGLGLIVMRERAQSVGGHVRIESAHGAGTLVDVHLPYQAAVTAAVESAEY, from the coding sequence ATGCCCGTAGAACCGACCGGCACTGCCCCTGTTCCCGACCCGCGGATGGCGCAGGCGCTGGGGCGCGACCGTCGGCGCGTGGTGCTGAGCTACCTGGCGATGGCGCTGGCCTGGATGATCGCCACAGACGGCGCGGTGACAGCGCTGGTGCCCGACCCGCAGCAGGCGGCACTGTGGCAGAGCATGAAGGGAGCGTTCTTCGCCCTGGCCAGCGCAGGCCTGTTGTACCTGCTGCTGCGGCCGCTGGCCGAGCACGTGCTGCACACCCATGCCCGCCTGCAGGCTTCGGAGCTGCGCCTGCGGCAGATGTTCGAGGGCAACCCCGGCCCGATCCTGGTCTATGACCTGGACACGCTGGCCATCCTCGATGCCAATCCGGCCGCCTGCAGCACCTTCGGTTGGGACCGCGACGCGCTTCTGACGCAGACCATCGACGTGCTCTGGCCACCGGGCCAGGACCAGGCGTTGCAGACCAAGCTGGAAGAGATCCGCGAGGCGCCCGAGCAGCTGTGCATCCTGCGTGCGCAGTTGCAGCTGCGCGATGGCAGCCTGCGGCAGATGGAACTGCGCTCGAACGCGATCGACTACGACGGGCACACGGCGCGCCTGCTGATCGCCATCGACCGCACGGCCGAAGACCTGGCGCAGCTTCGGCGCGACCAGGCATTGGCCCGGGTGGAAGAAGCCCACGAACTGGCGCGGATCGGCGCATGGGAACTGGACCCGTCCACCGGCCAGGGCCGTTACTCCAACCAGGTCTATCGCCTGCTGGGCCGTCGCCCGCCCGAGGCGCGACGCTGGCACCGTTTCGACGAACTGCTGGTGGCAGCCGACCCGGCTACCGCCGCACAGACCGATCAGGTGCTGGCCGGGCTGTGCTCCGGCGAGCAGGTGCAGGTGGATGTGCTGCTGCCGGTACTGGCAATGGATGGCCGCGCGCTGATGGTGCACCTGCGTGCGGCCAGCGGTGTGGATGAGGCCGGCCGTGACCGGATCCTGGGCACCTTGCAGGACGTGACCGAACGTGAGCAGTCACGGCGCCTGCTGCGCGAACGCGAGGAGCAGTTCCGCGAGCTGGTGCGGGTGTTGCCCGACGGTGTGGTGATCCTGTCCGACGAACATGTGCTGTATGCCAATGCGTGGGCGGCCGGCCTGTTCGGCTACGGCAGCCACACGCTGCTGGGCGAGCCGCTGTCAGCCTTGGTGGCAGGCAGCGATCTGGCCCGGCTGCGCGCGCAGATGCGCGCTGGGCAGCCCCAGCACAGCCCGGGCCACAGCAGCGTGCTGGCCATGCAGCGCGCCGATGGCCGCAGCTTCCAGGCCGGCCTTGCGGTGGGTGACGTGCGCTACGGCGGGCGTGACTGCAAACTGCTGATCGTGCGCGACCTGAGCGAATCGGAACAGACCCGCAGCGCGTTGGAGACCAGCAACCGCGAGCTGCAGGCGATGGCCGGTCGTCTGTTCTCGCTGCAGGAAGACGAGCGCCGGGCAATCTCGCGCGACCTGCACGATGACATCGGCCAGGCGATCACCGCGATCAAGCTTTCGGCCTATGCGGCGCAGGACGAGGACGATGCGCAACGGCGCGGCGAGGACCTGGCGCAGATCGTCAGCCTGGCCGATACCACCGTCGCCAAGCTGCGCGACATCTCCACCCTGCTGCGGCCGCCGCAGCTGGATGCGCTGGGCCTGGAAGCCGCGTTGAGCTGGCAGGCGCGCGTGCTGTTCCGCTCGTCCAGCGTCGAGCTGCAGGCCGAGATCGAATCGCTGCCCACGCGCCCGGACAACAGCATCGAACAGGCGTGCTTCCGCATCGCCCAGGAAAGCCTGACCAACGCGCTGCGCCACGCGCGCGCCAGCCAGGTGGTGCTGCAGCTGCGCGACGTCGACCAGCGCGGGCTGCACCTGATGATCCGTGACGATGGCGAAGGGTTCGATCCGGATGGCCCGCGCGGCCTGGGCCTGATCGTGATGCGCGAGCGTGCGCAGAGCGTGGGTGGCCATGTCCGGATCGAGTCGGCGCATGGCGCCGGTACCCTCGTCGATGTCCACCTTCCTTACCAGGCCGCTGTTACCGCGGCCGTCGAGTCAGCGGAATACTGA